ATAGGGCTGGGGAGGTGCCGTGCCCCCATTCCCCCCGTCCCCACTTACCAGCCGCCGGTAGATGAAGTTGGCCAAGCAGGCGCTGGCCGCGGAGCGGAAATACCTCCTGTACGCCCTGCGGACCTGCCGGAGACAGCCGTCAGTGGCAGCAGCGGTGGGGACGCAAGACCTCGCCACCCTCCCGCTGCCAACCCCCGTGGGACATGggtgtgtcgtccccccccccccccgttggGTCCCAGTAGAGAggacagctgctgcagcccgACAGGGTGGGCAGGAGCCGGggggcagacagacagacacagcgGCGCAGACAGCAGGacaggcagcgggcagggcgCGCGGCCCCGCAGCGGGGCTGGCCCCGTTACCTGGTACCCTCTCCAGTAAGCAGCAATGGTGGTGGCAGCCGCGTGACGGTGACTCTGGTACTTCAGCTCCCGGAGGAGCCGGCGAGACTGCGGGGGGTGAGAGCCCGGGGAGCCCGAGGTGGGGAGACACCAACACAGATATGGAGCgagaaggagagaggcaggagagaggcaggagagaCAGACGGAAGATGGAGAGAGATCAATCTGGTCGCACCATGGGGCACAtggagcccccagcccctccccgctgcgcccccccccaccccgctgcccACGCTGGGAGACCTGCCGTCCCCGGCCAGCAGCTCGGGGTGCCCAGCCCTCACCTTCCAGCCCCGTGCGTATGCCTGGATGACCAGCGCTGACCGCTTCATCTGCTTGTACTTGTTCTTTTGCTGCggtggggagaggtggggtGAGGTGGGGGCCTTGGGAGAGCTGGGGACCCCTGCCCAGGGAGtgagggacaggcaggggaagCGTGGCTGGGACCCCCCTCCTCACCACATGGCCCCGGAACCAGGCAGAGATGATGATCTGGCTCTTGCGCATCAGCTGGTACTGGGTCCGGCACCGCCAGCCCCGAAATGTCTTCTGGATCAGGACAGCGAGCTGGACCACGCGCGCCTGGCGTGACCCCTCCAGGTCGAAGAGCTGGGGACAGCCAGGGTGAGCGCTGGGGCGCCGAGCGGGGACAGACCCCAGCCAGGAGCCACCTCCAGTGGCCATGGCATCACCCAGGAGCCCCCGGGACAGGCTCCTCGGGGCTACCAGCAgggacctgctctgggtgaggCCatgcccccccagccccccccactCCCGCATCCCCATACTCACGGTGCGCGGTGAGCGGATGAAGATCTTGGTGTGGCCGAAGGCTAACTCCTCAGGGGGGAATGCCAGCTCCGCCAGCAGCAcctcagccccctccctgcaccATGATGGGGGACAAGGCCGGTCAGAGCCCCGCAGCTCCCGTGCCGGAGGGCCACCAGACGCGCTCGCGGTCTGGCCCAGCCCCGTACCTGTCGCTGCCGGCCCAGCGCGGCCAGGTTCGGGGGCTGAGCATCTTGTAGCGCTCCAGGAAGGGGCCATAGAGCTGCCGGAAGGCATAGCCGGCCCGCCGCACCCGCACGTTCTCCATCAGCCCCAGGTACCGAATCTGCGCCAGCACCAGCTCCGGCGTGAAGACCATGGCCGTTTTGGTCTCGTTGGGCTTGATGCACCTGGGGAGGGCAgcggtgggctgggggggcatCCGGCTGGCACCAGGGCTGGGGTCAGGGCTCCCCCCGGGGCCGGTACCTGATGTAGTTGGGGTTCTTGGAGTAGAGGTTCTTCATCAGCGTCGCCACCGAGGCCTTGAACTGGAAGCCAGCGGTGGGGGGCAGCTTGAGGGAGACCTTCTGGGGGTCTCCCTCGGGGAAGAGGGAGCGCAGCAGCGTGTGCCGGGCGGCCCACATGGCCTGCGAGAGGTCTCGGAAGAGCAGGTCATTGTTCCTCTCGATGAAACCCGTCACGTTGTAGGTCACCTGGGCATGGGAACGGGGCCAGCGTTCAGCGGGTGCATGGGGGGTCAGCGCTTGGTGAGGGAGCAGGGAGCGAGCGGGTTACGGTTTAGGGTCTCTGTGCCTGTTCCCAGTCCAGCCCCGCATCTCCCATGCAAAGCCGGGAAGAGGACCCGGGGGGTCCCggctgcccctggcagggctgggactgAGGGTGCCCCTGGCTGCTGGCGGACCTTGCCGGCGTAGTGGTGGATGCGGAAGCACTGCAGCGGCAGGCTGGCATCCATGACGTGCCGGGCGTTCTGGGTCTCCCGGCTCTCGTAGTGCTTGTGGGTGGCGAAGAGCTGGTTCAGCTTGGTGAGGAAGGTGTCCTCGTTGACCACGCCGGGCCGCAGGCACTCCTCATCCAGCATGGCCAGGATCCCGCACTTGCTCTGTGCCGTGATGGACATTGTCACCCCAAATTGGCCCCAAGCAGCGGCTCCATTGAActggggctgctctgggctCTGCTCAGCCTGAACTTGCGATGGGGGGGAGCTGGGACCCCAACTCGGGGCCCCCAGCACTGGGGGGCAACTCACGTTCTCGATCAAGTTGCAGATGATGCTGTTGTCGAAAAACTCCACTGGGGTCCACTGGATGCCCTGGGAGCAGATGGGAGTCAGACACACAGACCCCCAGAGATGTGGTGTACAGACCCTTCCCCACGGACACCTCCCCAGCTGATGTGGGGCAGGAACCGGACGTCCGGCCACAGGGACAGGGATCCTGAatccctccctgccttcctgctATTGAATCTGCTCCCGGCAGGGAGCGGGGCAAGGGAGGGACGTGCTGCGGAGCCGTCTCCGGCacttccccatccccagggagccAATGCTCCTTGGGACCGTGCTCTGGCacaggcagaggggctgcatCCAGCCCGACCGGCACGGGCCGGGGGTACCTCTCGGACGtattcctcctgctcctccttcagAGTCATCAGGATGAAGATCTGCTGCAACTTCTCGTTGCAGTAGTTGATGATAAATTGCTCAAAGCCATTGTCCTGCAAGAGACGGGTCCTGTGTGGCAGGTCATGCCCAAACCCCCAGCCTTGCCCCATGTCCTACCCACTGCCCCCAGTCCCCTCAGCAACAGGATGGGGCTGGGTGGTCCCTGCACTCACCTGGAAGATCTCAAAGCCATAGATGTCCAGGACACCCATCACCTTCCTCTGCTTGCCTGGCTTCACCTGGGGAGACAGTGGGGCGCTGAGCTGTGTCTGGGCCCCACGTGGGGTGAGGGTCCAGGACCCCGACCAGAACAGATGGTGCCTGTCACCCCAGGCATTCACCTGGATGCTGGTGTTGATGCGGTTCACCAGCCAGTCGAAGAGGCGGCTGTAGATGTTCTTGGCTAGTGCGTCACGGCCATAGTAGCCCTGGAGAGAGGGGCAAGGGGTTCATGCCAGctcctggggggctgctgggcatCACCCCCATGGCAGGAGATGGTCCCGCTCACCTGGGGGACGCTGAGGGTGGTGAGCACTGTCTCATCCCGTGCCTTCACCGTGCGGGAGCACAGTGCCCGCTCCAGGATGCCGGGGTCCAGCCCGATCAGCTCGCAgatctcctgcagctctgcgcAAGGAGGCAGCAATGCTGGGGCTGAGTGGGGGGCTAAGCAGGGGCCCCCACCCCAGGCCTGTCCCTGCCCCTACCCTGTGGCTCGGTGATGCTGCTGGCCTCCATCCCACTGGCCTGgtagctgctgctcagctgcacaTTGCCCAGCTTGAGCACCACGGCCGTCACCTCCAGCAGCGCCGTCACCTCGGCGGGTGAGAAGCCGATGACCCTCATGGCATCCTGGGGACAGACACAGGCAGCTcagggggacagggatggcCCCAAGGTGTTTTGATGGGGGGTGGGTGTATGTCACAGCTTCCTGGACCCCAGGTCCCGGCTGGTGGTACCTGCATGGTGTGGAAGTTGGCTGCATCATCCACGCCGGGCAGGCCAGAGGTCTCCCGGTTCAGGTAGCCATAGTGCCGGCAGTCCTGGCGGAGCTTCAGCTgctctgggggtggggggagacaGCTCAGCCACGGTCCCCCCAGGACTCCAGCCCTGCCCCCTGGATCCCCCGTGCTGGGGGGCTGGACCTACGGAGCAGCTGCGCCGAGCCCCCGGCCAGGAGCTGGTAGAAGATGTGGAAGTTCCTCTCGCCCTTCACGTGCCGGACGACGCGGGATTTCTCCAGCAGGTCTGCGGGCAGGGTTCAGCGTCATTGGGGTGCGCAGGGTGGGACCCCCTGGGATGGGTGATCGGTACTCACAGTTGCTAATGACCCCTCCCAGGGGCTCCCCCTTGAAGTCGAACTCCACGTCCATGTACTTGCCCtgagggacagggctggggtCAGGGCAGGGGTGACAGCAGCTCCACTCCCCAcgtccccagcccctgccatgCTTCCAGCCCCATGGGATGTGGCTGCACCGTCCCGGTTCCCTGATCACTCACGAATCGGGAGGAGTTGTCGTTGCGGACAGTCTTGGCATTTCCGAAGGCTGTGGGAGGATGGGGTTACGCAGTGTCAGCTGTGCCCGGTCAGCGCAGTGCCGAGCCCGGGGATGGGGTGCAAGAGACTTACCCTCCAGCACGGGGTTGgactgcaggagctgctccttCACCCTGtccacctcctcccctttgCTGCACACAGCTGCCACGTAGGACATCACCAGCTTGCTGGCCTCTGCGGGCGAGGGGCCGTGGGTGCTGGGGCAATGTCCGCCTGTCCCACGAGCCCCTCACAGCCCCACGAGCGCCCAGCGGCAGCCCCGGCTCTACCTGTCTTGCCAGCCCCGCTCTCGCCAGTGATGAGGATGCACTGGTCCCTGTCCCGGTCCCGCAGCGAGCGGTAGGCATCGTCAGCGATAGCGTAGCTGGGGATGAGCAGAGGTTAGAAGGGGGCTGGAGGGGTCCAGGGGCTTCAGGAAATGCCAAGAGCCCTCCCTGTGGCTGTGAGGCCGCCCTGAGTGGACTCCTGAGACCCTGAAACCCCAGGCTCGCCTGTCAGCAAAGCCCTTGGCAGGATCCAGGGGGACTTGTGGGATCCCCGGGGCTGCCAGGCTCCCCGTGCTCACATGTGGGGCTTCACAGCGAAGAAGTTGCAGTTGCGGTACTCCTGCACCTTCTCGGGGGTGTAGATGGGCAGGGACCGATATGGGTTCACTGAGATCACCACATTCCCGATGTATGTCTGCAGGCAAGCGGGATGATGTGGGTGCAGGGCCGGCAGGACCCAGCCCAGATCCTGGGGCTCCTCACCCCAGAGACCTTACCTCGCTCCCCACACCCTCCCCTGCTCCTCATCCCCACCCCAGaacccctgtccccagcccggTGCCCACGTAGATGTCGCTGCGGCGGAAGCGCTCCCGCAGGGTTTGGAGCAGCGACTCCTCGGTGAGCgggtccagcagcaccaggtCCCCGACCGCATCAGCATCCAGCAGCGAGGTGGTGGCTTCCATGGCTGGGAGACtctggggcagagcagagggggggctgcagccacagACACGCAGCCCCTTCCCCCAGACACACCTCTGTTTCTCAGCAGCCCTTGTGCCACTGGCTGCCCCCCACCCTTAGAGGCTCAGAAGGGCCCCAGGGAGAGCAGGGGGTCCCAGCACCTGGGGCCACGGTCCCACTGAGACACATGGCAAGGCTTGAAGCACCAGCAGAGCCCGGCatggggcagggcaggatgtGGCCCTTGGCCAGCGGGATGCAGCTGGGACCTTGGCTGCTCCCTGACCCTGCCATGCCCGGCTCCCCCAGGCAccgtgctggggctggcagtCCTCAGGGTCAGGGGACACAGCAGCCGTGCATCCGCAATGGCACAGAGGGGTCCTTCCCAGGGCACCCTGGCACCCAGGACCTCGTAGTGTGGATTGGGGGCCAGCAGGACACTAGGCTCCTGTCCACCACTGTGGGGGAAGCAGGGGCCCAGCCAGGAAACGTGGACACCTGGATCCTGTTCTTGGGGCAGGGACAAATTCAGcctctgcttcctccctccttcctggcAAGGGGAagccagggcagggaggggacaggctgaggatggaggagcccaggctgcccGGGTAGTCAGCAGCACCCAAGGACTCCCGCAAGAGACTGTGCCGCTTCCCCCCCACACTCCAGCCATCCCTCACCTGTCTTTTACAGAGCAGCCACAGTCCCTGGGGTGACCTTCACCCTCGCTTTACAGCCCGGGCGCAGGGCTGTAAACCCAGCCCCACTTATCTGTGCCCGGGGAAAGGTCAcgggggaggaggtggggaaggatGGGGTGAACGGGGTGATGGAGATAGCCCCATCAGGAGCTGCCCCACTGGCAGTGGCCTCCGGAGAGGATGGCAGAGCCTTCCCCCCTGCAGGGCATCGGCACAGAGACCCCCATGCTGCTGAGTGCAGGACCCTGGGGTGAGCATGGATGGGAGCCAGAGCGAGAGCCCCCCGTGCAGCTCCAGGGGAGCCCTGGGCTCTCCCCAGTCCTCCCCAGGTCCCGTGGGATGGAGGTGCCTTGGGGTGGGTGCTCTGGGGACCGGCCAGCCCCAGGGCGTGGGGGGCTCGGGTCCTTCAGGCTCGTGGCTGGGCGCAGAAGGGTCCACACTTACCTCCCTGTCGCAGAGCAGGGCTCCTGGAGTGGCTTCAGCTGGGGCTGctcaggagctggaggagctcaGCCCACCCCAGTGCCTGGTGCTGGCCCAGTCCGGCCCACAGAGGGGCGGAGGGCCAGAGGGCCCTCCCTCAGGGCACCACACCCACTCGCAgatagggaaactgaggcacagagcacacagaccagctgggaagcagccccAGGCTGCCCACCAGCCCCCAGCCTGTGTCCCACGCAGGGTCTCAGGCCAgcccggctgctgctgccgcactcctctccctgccctggcagctcGTAGCAGGAACAAGCGGAGAAAGTCACTTGCAACCAAGCAAACAAAGGTAGCTTCCTCCCAGGGCTGCGGGAAACCGGGGCAAGGTACAAGGGCTGGTAGAGCCAGcagtccccagggctgctcctggggagagGACATCTGCCTGCACAACCAGGGTGAGAGGCCAGGGTCAGTCCTGCCTTTGCTCTAGGGCTGCCCCAGGGAACCCACCGCCCAGGGGCCTGTTCCTTGTCCCCCAGGCACCACGCAGGATCCTTTGCGGAGCAAGCTCCCATGGGCTGATGAGCCAGACCTGAGGACAAGCCCTGGGGTCACTGCAGGACAGACAAATGAGGCTTATTACCtacaaaatctttattaaaaatataatcagtCATTAACCACACAGAGGCTGCTCACACTAGACCAGGGAGGAAAGCACAGCAAGGGCAGGGGAGTAAATCTGggacaaaaaacaaaccaacaacaaaagcTCTGGCAGAGGCATGGGTGAGGTACAAGCCAGGCTGTGGGAGCCCAGGTGCAGGGCAGCAGAGTAGTGAGGCTGCCAGAGGGCAGCTTTATTGCTTCGGAAGTTGCATAGATTGCAGCATCCTCTCCAGCTTTGTGCTTCGGCAAGGCTGAGGACCAGCAGCTGGGAGCCAAGCTCTGTCCCCAGCGTGGGTAGCAAGGAACACAGACAGggccatccccatcccctgcccatGCCAGCCGGGAGCACGGTGGGGACAGGCGCCATGTAACAGCATGTTAAGGGCAGAGAGCGCCAGCTTCAGGGGGTCAGGGAGCTGCCAGCACCTGACCACCAGcgaggcagggaaggggaagcacATCCATGCTCATCCTCAGCCCAGGGACTGCCTGGCAGATGGGAAGCTGAGCACAGCCTCTGCTGCATCTCAGCAGCTGGGAGGAGCGGGCTGAGCACCTGGGGCACCAAGTGGACTTCAAGGCTGCCTTCTCTTGAGCTTGGAGATGTAGATACTGAGGAGCCAGCTGAGCCATGTCTCTGCCAGGGAGGCGCTGGGGTTTTTGGGATTTAAGCCAAGGCAGAGGCACAGCCCAACCAGCTGGAGCCCTCTGGCATCTTTGGTAACAGCAGATCACCTGCTGCCCGCTCCTCCccagagcagcctggcagcaggcagaCGCTGAGCACGCAGGTACTGGTGGGACAGGTCCAAAGTTCCTCTCGTGCACATCAGCCTCGCAGGTACCTGCACGCAAGACAGACCTTTCGCTCCATCCTCACCCCAGCAGGCAGAGACGCTCCTGGCAGAGCCAGGGTGCCTGGCCACCCAGAGAGTAGGGAAGAGGGGCTCAGGGTGCTCGCAGGAGCCAGATCAGCACCCAGGCCTGGGGAGGTCGTCCCTGCCCCTACAATTCACACAAGCACCCACACCAAAAGCCAGGGTGGCTCCAGTCCACCTTGAGACAGCACCAGCGTCCCACATCTTGTCAGCAGCACAGATCCCACCTGCCCCGTGGTCCCCAGCTGGGACCAGCTCCCTGCATCTCCCCTGCCAACACCCAGGCCTGTGCTGACAAAAGCTTTCACGCCTgagcctggcaggagctgcctggggaagaTGAGGGTGTCAGCCCCCCTCGTCCTCCTACCAGACTCTGCCGCAACCCGGCTTGGGGTGGTATcggggctgcggggagcggATGTGCAGCTCTCCCTGGCAGTGGGGAAGCAGTAGCGGTTCTGCCCCTTGCCCCCATGGGTCCAGGGCAGCTGACCTCAATCAGCATCCAAAATAGTTGTTGGAGTAACTCGCATGATTCCTGTCAAAACAGTCATCATCATCGTCCTCCTCGAAGGGCTGCTCCTCAAAGAAGATGCCACCCAGGCCATACTCTCGCTCATGGACAGAGGCTTCATCAGGGGTGATGTGACAGGCGCCACCCACAAAATCAGCAAACCTGGGAAGAAGCCGCAATGAAGTTTGTTGTGCACATGTGCCTGGCGGCCTCCCGCACGGCCCTGGCACATGAGGAGCCGGGGTGAAGTACCTCAGTGCCAGGACCGGGCGTTATCTGTCCTTCCCCTGTGGCACGCCCTGCTGCCACACACCATGGACCTCCTGTGCCTCTGCCTCCCTATCTCTAAAGCCAGAGGTGACAGCACAGAGCCACCCCAGGCTTCCAGAGGCACACGGAGATGCAGGTCACCCACCCTGAGCACACTACCAGGGGACATTACCTCTTGGGAGACTGGATGCGGGAGACCACAGTCCAGGCAGGGAAATCTGGGCTTCTGCAGTAGCTTCGAAGCTCTTCAAGGGCCTTGCGTGTCTCTACCTCACCCTGGACCCGGTACTCCTCCTCTGTCAGCAGGCGAGGGGGGCTCGGCCTGAGCCTGGCACTCTGCGCTCTCCTGCCAGCGGAGCGGCACTGGTTACTGCCCACCCAGCCAGGGTGGGACCCCCAGCGCAGGCCCAGctcctggggcagagctggtggtggGAGGAGTGGAGCACGTCTGTC
Above is a window of Balearica regulorum gibbericeps isolate bBalReg1 chromosome 29, bBalReg1.pri, whole genome shotgun sequence DNA encoding:
- the MYO1A gene encoding unconventional myosin-Ia isoform X2; this encodes MEATTSLLDADAVGDLVLLDPLTEESLLQTLRERFRRSDIYTYIGNVVISVNPYRSLPIYTPEKVQEYRNCNFFAVKPHIYAIADDAYRSLRDRDRDQCILITGESGAGKTEASKLVMSYVAAVCSKGEEVDRVKEQLLQSNPVLEAFGNAKTVRNDNSSRFGKYMDVEFDFKGEPLGGVISNYLLEKSRVVRHVKGERNFHIFYQLLAGGSAQLLQQLKLRQDCRHYGYLNRETSGLPGVDDAANFHTMQDAMRVIGFSPAEVTALLEVTAVVLKLGNVQLSSSYQASGMEASSITEPQELQEICELIGLDPGILERALCSRTVKARDETVLTTLSVPQGYYGRDALAKNIYSRLFDWLVNRINTSIQVKPGKQRKVMGVLDIYGFEIFQDNGFEQFIINYCNEKLQQIFILMTLKEEQEEYVREGIQWTPVEFFDNSIICNLIENSKCGILAMLDEECLRPGVVNEDTFLTKLNQLFATHKHYESRETQNARHVMDASLPLQCFRIHHYAGKVTYNVTGFIERNNDLLFRDLSQAMWAARHTLLRSLFPEGDPQKVSLKLPPTAGFQFKASVATLMKNLYSKNPNYIRCIKPNETKTAMVFTPELVLAQIRYLGLMENVRVRRAGYAFRQLYGPFLERYKMLSPRTWPRWAGSDREGAEVLLAELAFPPEELAFGHTKIFIRSPRTLFDLEGSRQARVVQLAVLIQKTFRGWRCRTQYQLMRKSQIIISAWFRGHVQKNKYKQMKRSALVIQAYARGWKVRRAYRRYFRSAASACLANFIYRRLVQKFLMGLRRNLPPLAVLDRTWPPAPYKFLAEANQELRSIFYRWKCKKYREQLTPQRRALLQAKLCASELFKDKKKLYSKSLQQPFQGEYLGLTQNPKYQKLHAVAKDKLVMADTVRKVNRASGKTVPRLLLLTTEHLVLADPKAAQPKTVLSLGDIRSVSVTRFSDGFLALHLKETSAVGSKGDFLLVSDHLIELVTRLHQTLLDTRAQALPLHIADQFSTRFQKGDVAVTVVESAKAGSDVPVCKKRGSHKMEVLVH
- the MYO1A gene encoding unconventional myosin-Ia isoform X1 gives rise to the protein MEATTSLLDADAVGDLVLLDPLTEESLLQTLRERFRRSDIYTYIGNVVISVNPYRSLPIYTPEKVQEYRNCNFFAVKPHIYAIADDAYRSLRDRDRDQCILITGESGAGKTEASKLVMSYVAAVCSKGEEVDRVKEQLLQSNPVLEAFGNAKTVRNDNSSRFGKYMDVEFDFKGEPLGGVISNYLLEKSRVVRHVKGERNFHIFYQLLAGGSAQLLQQLKLRQDCRHYGYLNRETSGLPGVDDAANFHTMQDAMRVIGFSPAEVTALLEVTAVVLKLGNVQLSSSYQASGMEASSITEPQELQEICELIGLDPGILERALCSRTVKARDETVLTTLSVPQGYYGRDALAKNIYSRLFDWLVNRINTSIQVKPGKQRKVMGVLDIYGFEIFQDNGFEQFIINYCNEKLQQIFILMTLKEEQEEYVREGIQWTPVEFFDNSIICNLIENSKCGILAMLDEECLRPGVVNEDTFLTKLNQLFATHKHYESRETQNARHVMDASLPLQCFRIHHYAGKVTYNVTGFIERNNDLLFRDLSQAMWAARHTLLRSLFPEGDPQKVSLKLPPTAGFQFKASVATLMKNLYSKNPNYIRCIKPNETKTAMVFTPELVLAQIRYLGLMENVRVRRAGYAFRQLYGPFLERYKMLSPRTWPRWAGSDREGAEVLLAELAFPPEELAFGHTKIFIRSPRTLFDLEGSRQARVVQLAVLIQKTFRGWRCRTQYQLMRKSQIIISAWFRGHVQKNKYKQMKRSALVIQAYARGWKSRRLLRELKYQSHRHAAATTIAAYWRGYQVRRAYRRYFRSAASACLANFIYRRLVQKFLMGLRRNLPPLAVLDRTWPPAPYKFLAEANQELRSIFYRWKCKKYREQLTPQRRALLQAKLCASELFKDKKKLYSKSLQQPFQGEYLGLTQNPKYQKLHAVAKDKLVMADTVRKVNRASGKTVPRLLLLTTEHLVLADPKAAQPKTVLSLGDIRSVSVTRFSDGFLALHLKETSAVGSKGDFLLVSDHLIELVTRLHQTLLDTRAQALPLHIADQFSTRFQKGDVAVTVVESAKAGSDVPVCKKRGSHKMEVLVH